One genomic segment of Alicycliphilus denitrificans K601 includes these proteins:
- the groL gene encoding chaperonin GroEL (60 kDa chaperone family; promotes refolding of misfolded polypeptides especially under stressful conditions; forms two stacked rings of heptamers to form a barrel-shaped 14mer; ends can be capped by GroES; misfolded proteins enter the barrel where they are refolded when GroES binds), producing the protein MAAKDVVFGGEARARMVEGVNILANAVKVTLGPKGRNVVLERSFGAPTVTKDGVSVAKEIELKDKIQNMGAQLVKEVASKTSDNAGDGTTTATVLAQAIVREGSKYVAAGLNPMDLKRGIDKAVTALVEELKKASKATTTSKEIAQVGSISANSDSSIGEIIANAMDKVGKEGVITVEDGKSLNNELDVVEGMQFDRGYLSPYFINNPEKQVALLDNPFVLLFDKKISNIRDLLPTLEAVAKAGRPLLIIAEDVEGEALATLVVNTIRGILKVVAVKAPGFGDRRKAMLEDIAILTGGKVIAEEVGLSLEKVTLADLGQAKTIEVGKENTTIIDGAGNADDIQARVKQIRIQIEEATSDYDREKLQERVAKLAGGVAVIKVGAATEVEMKEKKARVEDALHATRAAVEEGIVAGGGVALLRARQAVGQLKGDNPDQDAGIKLILKAIEAPLREIVANAGGEPSVVVNEVLNGKGNYGFNAANDTYGDMLEMGILDPTKVTRTALQNAASVASLLLTTEAMVAEAPKDDAPAGGMPDMGGMGGMGGMGM; encoded by the coding sequence ATGGCAGCAAAAGACGTAGTTTTCGGCGGCGAAGCCCGCGCCCGCATGGTTGAAGGCGTGAACATCCTGGCCAACGCGGTCAAGGTGACCCTGGGCCCCAAGGGCCGCAACGTGGTGCTCGAGCGCTCGTTCGGTGCCCCCACCGTGACCAAGGACGGCGTGTCCGTGGCCAAGGAGATCGAGCTCAAGGACAAGATCCAGAACATGGGCGCCCAGCTCGTGAAGGAAGTGGCCTCCAAGACCAGCGACAACGCCGGTGACGGCACCACCACCGCCACCGTGCTGGCCCAGGCCATCGTGCGCGAAGGCAGCAAGTACGTGGCCGCTGGCCTGAACCCCATGGACCTCAAGCGCGGCATCGACAAGGCCGTCACGGCCCTGGTGGAAGAGCTGAAGAAGGCCTCCAAGGCTACGACGACCTCCAAGGAAATCGCCCAGGTGGGTTCGATCTCCGCCAACTCCGACTCCAGCATCGGCGAAATCATCGCCAACGCCATGGACAAGGTGGGCAAGGAAGGCGTGATCACCGTCGAGGACGGCAAGAGCCTGAACAACGAGCTGGACGTCGTGGAAGGCATGCAGTTCGACCGCGGCTACCTGTCGCCCTACTTCATCAACAACCCCGAGAAGCAGGTCGCGCTGCTGGACAACCCCTTCGTGCTGCTGTTCGACAAGAAGATCAGCAACATCCGCGACCTGCTGCCCACGCTGGAAGCCGTGGCCAAGGCCGGCCGTCCGCTCTTGATCATCGCCGAGGACGTCGAGGGCGAAGCCCTGGCGACCCTGGTGGTGAACACCATCCGTGGCATCCTGAAGGTCGTGGCCGTCAAGGCGCCTGGCTTCGGTGACCGCCGCAAGGCCATGCTGGAAGACATCGCCATCCTGACGGGCGGCAAGGTGATCGCCGAGGAAGTGGGCCTGTCGCTGGAGAAGGTGACGCTGGCCGACCTGGGCCAGGCCAAGACCATCGAGGTGGGCAAGGAAAACACCACCATCATCGACGGCGCCGGCAATGCCGACGACATCCAGGCCCGCGTCAAGCAGATCCGCATCCAGATCGAGGAAGCCACCAGCGACTACGACCGCGAAAAGCTCCAGGAGCGCGTGGCCAAGCTGGCCGGCGGCGTGGCCGTGATCAAGGTCGGCGCTGCCACCGAGGTCGAGATGAAGGAAAAGAAGGCCCGCGTGGAAGACGCCCTGCACGCCACGCGCGCTGCGGTGGAAGAAGGCATCGTGGCCGGTGGCGGCGTGGCCCTGCTGCGCGCACGCCAGGCCGTGGGCCAGCTCAAGGGTGACAACCCCGACCAGGACGCCGGCATCAAGCTGATCCTGAAGGCCATCGAGGCGCCCCTGCGCGAGATCGTGGCCAACGCCGGTGGCGAACCCTCGGTGGTGGTGAACGAAGTGCTGAACGGCAAGGGCAACTACGGCTTCAACGCCGCCAACGACACCTACGGCGACATGCTGGAAATGGGCATCCTGGACCCCACCAAGGTGACCCGCACGGCCCTGCAGAACGCCGCTTCCGTGGCCTCTCTGCTGCTGACGACCGAGGCCATGGTGGCCGAGGCCCCGAAGGACGACGCCCCCGCAGGCGGCATGCCCGACATGGGCGGCATGGGTGGCATGGGCGGCATGGGCATGTAA
- the groES gene encoding co-chaperone GroES, translated as MNLRPLADRVIVKRLENETKTASGIVIPDNAAEKPDQGEVVAVGPGRLDEDGDRIAMSVKVGDRVLFGKYSGQTVKVHGDELLVMKEDDLFAVVEK; from the coding sequence ATGAACCTGCGCCCTCTCGCCGATCGCGTGATCGTCAAGCGCCTGGAAAACGAAACCAAGACCGCCTCGGGCATCGTGATCCCCGACAACGCCGCCGAGAAGCCCGACCAGGGTGAGGTGGTGGCCGTTGGCCCCGGCAGGCTGGACGAGGACGGTGACCGCATTGCCATGAGCGTGAAGGTGGGTGACCGCGTGCTGTTCGGCAAGTACAGCGGCCAGACCGTGAAGGTTCACGGCGACGAACTGCTGGTCATGAAGGAAGACGATCTGTTTGCCGTGGTCGAGAAGTAA
- a CDS encoding bifunctional nicotinamide-nucleotide adenylyltransferase/Nudix hydroxylase has product MYDAAVLIGRFQPVHNGHLALLREALARARQAVVVVGSAFQARTPKNPFTWQERAQMLRAALPEPERARLTMLPMRDYYDEPRWADAVRQAVAQATPARARLALVGHFKDSSSGYLRAFPGWDLIRMERQGTIDATAIRDAYLGASASTPEAALAPWAPHIPAATRAWLEQFAHTAHYPALQEEWRMLRAYRNSWACAPYPPVFVTVDALLRCQGRVLLIRRAHAPGKGLWALPGGFVEPHDTLWQSCLRELAEETHCPLPEERLRQALRAVRVFDHPERSQRGRVITHAYFFDLDDDALPEVRGGDDAAHAQWVAQEQLAGMEDQFHDDHWHIIGQLLAPG; this is encoded by the coding sequence ATGTACGACGCCGCCGTCCTGATCGGACGCTTCCAGCCCGTGCACAACGGCCACCTGGCGCTGCTGCGCGAGGCCCTGGCCCGGGCGCGGCAGGCCGTCGTCGTCGTGGGCTCGGCCTTCCAGGCGCGCACGCCGAAGAACCCCTTCACCTGGCAGGAGCGCGCCCAGATGCTGCGCGCCGCCCTGCCCGAACCCGAGCGCGCACGCCTGACCATGCTACCCATGCGCGACTACTACGACGAGCCGCGCTGGGCCGATGCCGTGCGGCAGGCCGTGGCCCAGGCCACGCCGGCCCGGGCACGCCTGGCCCTGGTCGGCCACTTCAAGGACAGCAGCAGCGGCTACCTGCGGGCCTTTCCCGGCTGGGACCTGATCCGCATGGAGCGCCAGGGCACGATCGACGCGACCGCCATACGCGACGCCTACCTCGGCGCCAGCGCCTCCACGCCGGAGGCGGCGCTGGCCCCATGGGCGCCCCACATCCCGGCGGCGACGCGCGCGTGGCTGGAGCAATTCGCGCACACGGCGCATTACCCCGCCCTGCAGGAAGAATGGCGCATGCTGCGCGCGTACCGCAACAGCTGGGCCTGCGCGCCCTACCCGCCGGTCTTCGTCACAGTAGATGCGCTGCTGCGCTGCCAGGGCCGGGTGCTGCTGATCCGCCGCGCCCACGCCCCCGGCAAGGGCCTGTGGGCCCTGCCCGGCGGCTTCGTCGAGCCGCACGACACGCTGTGGCAGTCCTGCCTGCGCGAGCTGGCCGAGGAAACCCACTGCCCCCTGCCCGAAGAGCGCCTGCGCCAGGCGCTGCGCGCGGTGCGCGTGTTCGACCACCCCGAGCGCAGCCAGCGCGGGCGCGTCATCACCCACGCCTATTTCTTCGACCTGGACGACGACGCCCTGCCCGAGGTGCGCGGCGGCGACGATGCGGCACATGCCCAATGGGTGGCGCAGGAGCAGCTGGCCGGCATGGAAGACCAGTTCCACGACGACCACTGGCACATCATCGGACAGCTCCTGGCCCCGGGCTAG
- the metK gene encoding methionine adenosyltransferase, translating into MANDFLFTSESVSEGHPDKVADQISDAILDAIFEQDPRSRVAAETLTNTGLVVLAGEITTNAHVDYIQVARDTIKRIGYDNTEYGIDYKGCAVLVAYDKQSNDIAQGVDHASDDHLNTGAGDQGLMFGYACDETPELMPAPIYYAHRLVERQAQLRKDGRLPFLRPDAKSQVTMRYLDGKPHSIDTVVLSTQHSPDQSETATKMKASFTEAIIEEIIKPVLPKEWLKDTKYLINPTGRFVIGGPQGDCGLTGRKIIVDTYGGACPHGGGAFSGKDPTKVDRSAAYAARYVAKNIVAAGLARQCQIQVAYAIGVARPMNITVYTEGTGVISDERIAQLVHEYFDLRPKGIIQMLDLLRPIYAKTAAYGHFGREEPEFTWERTDKAQALRAAAGL; encoded by the coding sequence ATGGCGAACGACTTCCTCTTCACGTCCGAATCGGTTTCTGAGGGCCACCCCGACAAGGTGGCGGACCAGATCTCGGACGCCATCCTGGACGCGATCTTCGAGCAGGACCCGCGCTCGCGCGTGGCCGCCGAGACGCTGACCAACACGGGCCTCGTGGTGCTGGCCGGCGAGATCACGACCAACGCGCACGTGGACTACATCCAGGTCGCGCGCGACACCATCAAGCGCATCGGCTACGACAACACCGAGTACGGCATCGACTACAAGGGCTGCGCGGTACTGGTGGCCTACGACAAGCAGAGCAACGACATCGCCCAGGGCGTGGACCACGCGAGCGACGACCACCTGAACACCGGCGCCGGCGACCAGGGCCTGATGTTCGGCTACGCCTGCGACGAGACTCCCGAGCTCATGCCCGCGCCCATCTACTACGCGCACCGCCTGGTGGAGCGCCAGGCCCAGCTGCGCAAGGACGGCCGCCTGCCCTTCCTGCGCCCCGACGCCAAGAGCCAGGTGACCATGCGCTACCTGGACGGCAAGCCGCACAGCATCGACACCGTGGTGCTCTCTACCCAGCACAGCCCCGACCAGAGCGAGACCGCCACGAAGATGAAGGCCAGCTTCACCGAGGCCATCATCGAGGAGATCATCAAGCCCGTGCTCCCCAAGGAGTGGCTCAAGGACACCAAGTACCTCATCAACCCCACGGGCCGCTTCGTCATCGGCGGCCCGCAGGGCGACTGCGGCCTCACGGGCCGCAAGATCATCGTAGACACCTACGGCGGCGCCTGCCCGCACGGCGGCGGCGCGTTCAGCGGCAAGGACCCGACGAAGGTGGACCGCAGCGCCGCCTACGCCGCGCGCTACGTGGCCAAGAACATCGTCGCCGCGGGCCTGGCGCGCCAGTGCCAGATTCAGGTGGCCTACGCCATCGGCGTGGCCCGGCCCATGAACATCACCGTGTACACCGAGGGCACGGGCGTGATCTCCGACGAGCGCATCGCCCAGCTGGTGCACGAGTATTTCGACCTGCGCCCCAAGGGCATCATCCAGATGCTGGACCTGCTACGGCCCATCTACGCCAAGACCGCCGCCTACGGCCACTTCGGCCGCGAGGAGCCCGAGTTCACCTGGGAGCGCACGGACAAAGCCCAGGCGCTGCGCGCAGCGGCCGGGCTGTAA
- a CDS encoding lysophospholipid acyltransferase family protein, which translates to MPSIFRLLSALPLWLLHAIGALLGWVAFCASPTYRRRFLANAARAGYRLRDVRAAVAHAGRMVAEAPRLWLAPEPPPCEVRNAECVQRAWEQGRGIVFLTPHIGCFEMSVQEGARRWSPQHGSFTILYRPARQPWLARVMQTARNRPGIAAVPTSLQGVRQMLKALRAGRAVGLLPDQVPPQGQGLWSPFFGQSAYTMTLAARLVQQTGAAVILARCERLPRGRGYVLHLQALEQPLAPTLDAAVLQINQAMERLIRQSPDQYLWGYARYKQPRAEAQQPESIA; encoded by the coding sequence ATGCCATCGATTTTTCGCCTTCTTTCTGCGCTGCCATTGTGGTTGTTGCATGCCATCGGCGCGCTGCTGGGGTGGGTGGCATTCTGCGCGTCGCCCACGTACCGCCGGCGCTTCCTGGCCAACGCGGCGCGCGCGGGCTACCGGCTGCGTGACGTGCGCGCCGCCGTGGCGCATGCGGGCCGCATGGTGGCCGAGGCGCCGCGCCTGTGGCTGGCGCCCGAGCCGCCCCCCTGCGAGGTGCGCAACGCCGAATGCGTGCAGCGGGCCTGGGAGCAGGGGCGCGGCATCGTGTTCCTCACGCCGCATATCGGCTGCTTCGAGATGTCGGTGCAGGAGGGGGCGCGGCGCTGGTCGCCGCAGCATGGGTCCTTCACCATCCTCTACCGCCCCGCGCGCCAGCCCTGGCTGGCGCGGGTGATGCAGACCGCGCGCAACCGCCCGGGCATCGCGGCCGTGCCGACCTCGCTGCAGGGCGTGCGCCAGATGCTCAAGGCGCTGCGCGCGGGCCGCGCCGTGGGCCTGCTGCCCGACCAGGTGCCGCCCCAGGGGCAGGGTCTGTGGTCGCCTTTCTTCGGCCAGTCGGCCTACACCATGACGCTGGCCGCGCGCCTGGTGCAGCAGACGGGCGCGGCCGTCATCCTCGCGCGCTGCGAGCGCCTGCCACGCGGGCGCGGCTACGTGCTGCACCTGCAGGCGCTGGAGCAGCCGCTGGCGCCTACACTCGACGCCGCCGTGCTGCAGATCAACCAAGCCATGGAACGACTGATTCGCCAAAGCCCCGACCAATACCTGTGGGGCTATGCCCGCTACAAGCAGCCGCGCGCCGAGGCGCAGCAGCCGGAGAGCATCGCGTGA
- a CDS encoding lysophospholipid acyltransferase family protein, with protein MASRAGIALLNLLGRLPLPALRALGAWIGRLLFVLAAPRRKVALRNLELCFPDVPEQQRRAWARESFESFCQTFLDRGWLWSGSEALVRSRVKLVGAVQELEGDTPTIVFAPHFYSMDAGGLALPLNTGREFTSIFATNPDPALDAWFMGGRQRFGNVRMLNRADGVKPIIACLRKGGLLYLLPDMDYGRNDSVFVPFFAMPDAATIPSLSRFARLGRAKVVALYSRMTPEGYVAELTPAWENFPTDDHVADTARMNRELEAAIRTMPAQYYWVHKRFKTRPEGQPSLY; from the coding sequence CTGGCGTCGCGTGCGGGCATTGCCCTGCTGAACCTGCTCGGCCGCCTGCCGCTGCCCGCGCTGCGCGCGCTGGGCGCGTGGATCGGCCGCCTGCTGTTCGTGCTGGCCGCGCCGCGGCGCAAGGTGGCGCTGCGCAACCTGGAGCTGTGCTTTCCCGATGTGCCAGAGCAGCAGCGCCGCGCCTGGGCGCGCGAGTCGTTCGAGTCGTTCTGCCAGACCTTCCTCGACCGGGGCTGGCTCTGGTCGGGCTCCGAGGCGCTGGTGCGCAGCCGCGTGAAGCTCGTCGGCGCGGTGCAGGAGCTCGAAGGCGACACGCCCACCATCGTCTTCGCGCCGCACTTCTACAGCATGGACGCGGGCGGGCTTGCGCTACCTTTGAACACCGGGCGCGAGTTCACCTCCATCTTCGCCACCAATCCCGACCCGGCGCTGGACGCCTGGTTCATGGGCGGGCGCCAGCGCTTCGGCAACGTGCGCATGCTCAACCGCGCCGACGGGGTCAAGCCCATCATCGCGTGCCTGCGCAAGGGGGGGCTGCTGTACCTGCTGCCCGACATGGACTACGGCCGCAACGACTCGGTCTTCGTGCCCTTCTTCGCCATGCCCGATGCGGCCACCATCCCCTCGCTCTCGCGCTTCGCGCGCCTGGGCCGCGCCAAGGTGGTGGCGTTGTACAGCCGCATGACGCCCGAGGGCTACGTGGCCGAGCTCACGCCCGCCTGGGAGAACTTTCCCACCGACGACCACGTGGCCGACACGGCGCGCATGAACCGCGAGCTGGAGGCCGCCATCCGCACCATGCCTGCGCAGTACTACTGGGTGCACAAGCGCTTCAAGACGCGGCCCGAGGGGCAGCCGTCGCTCTATTAA
- a CDS encoding LysR family transcriptional regulator, with translation MNFDLSDLRAFVAVADLASFRAAAEALHLSQPALSRRVDKLEQALGFRLLERSTRKVELNAMGRAFLPRARHVLAELEGALLGMADLAERIHGLVTVACIPSAVDNFVAQAARGFQQRFPRIRLRVLDQPAPEILMSVARAEADFGISYLGTQEPDLDFDPLVDEPFVLACRSDHPLAQRPAIEWAELAGHDCIALAPGSGNRLLIEQGLAGNGARPRWSCEAQHVPAVLSLIEAGVGVGAVPQLALAGATSAALVSIPLVAPRIARSVGIVRRRGRPLSPAAQAFHDAVAGAAQRLRFQ, from the coding sequence ATGAATTTCGACCTCTCCGACCTGCGTGCCTTCGTCGCCGTGGCCGATCTCGCCAGTTTTCGCGCCGCCGCCGAGGCGCTGCACCTGTCGCAGCCCGCGCTCTCGCGCCGCGTGGACAAGCTGGAGCAGGCACTGGGCTTTCGCCTGCTGGAGCGCAGCACGCGCAAGGTGGAGCTCAACGCCATGGGCCGCGCCTTCCTGCCGCGCGCGCGGCACGTGCTAGCCGAACTGGAGGGCGCGCTGCTGGGCATGGCCGACCTGGCCGAGCGCATCCACGGTCTGGTCACCGTGGCCTGCATCCCCTCGGCCGTGGACAACTTCGTGGCGCAGGCCGCGCGCGGCTTCCAGCAGCGCTTTCCACGCATCCGCCTGCGTGTGCTGGACCAGCCGGCGCCGGAGATCCTGATGTCCGTCGCACGCGCGGAGGCAGACTTCGGCATCAGCTACCTGGGCACGCAGGAACCCGACCTGGACTTCGACCCGCTGGTGGACGAGCCCTTCGTGCTGGCCTGCCGCAGCGACCATCCGCTGGCACAGCGCCCCGCCATCGAATGGGCCGAGCTGGCCGGCCACGACTGCATCGCCCTGGCGCCGGGTAGCGGCAACCGCTTGCTGATCGAGCAGGGGCTGGCCGGCAACGGCGCGCGCCCGCGCTGGAGCTGCGAGGCGCAGCACGTGCCGGCCGTGCTGAGCCTGATCGAGGCAGGCGTGGGCGTGGGCGCAGTGCCGCAACTGGCGCTAGCCGGCGCCACCAGCGCAGCGCTGGTGAGCATACCCCTGGTGGCACCGCGCATTGCGCGCAGCGTGGGCATCGTGCGCCGGCGCGGGCGGCCGCTCAGCCCTGCGGCGCAGGCGTTCCACGACGCGGTGGCAGGGGCTGCACAAAGACTACGATTTCAATAG
- a CDS encoding tripartite tricarboxylate transporter substrate binding protein, producing the protein MFPIRWKAALGCLALISLAVVTQAQAQAPWPARAITLIVPFAAGGGTDSIARDIAKNMAERLGQPVVVDNRGGAGGAIGAQAVAKAAPDGYTLLFATSTFATNAAVEPRLPYDPVKDFAPVAMIGRGPLLVVTSKQLGVGSVAQLVAAAKARPEGLNFCSAGNGSINHLAGEMFRQKTGLSMTHVPFKGSAPATVELLAGRVDLFFATVPTIQSHLKENQLGLLAVTSAKRSRLFPNLPTLAEAGVPGYDVTTWWGVLAPAKTPASIVEALNRAVNESAAAEPVKGRLQHEGADPVRLAPAAFGEELRKELALWRNVAAAPGMQLR; encoded by the coding sequence ATGTTCCCCATCCGCTGGAAGGCCGCCCTGGGCTGCCTGGCCTTGATTTCCCTGGCCGTAGTGACCCAAGCTCAGGCACAGGCCCCCTGGCCCGCGCGCGCCATCACGCTGATCGTGCCCTTTGCCGCGGGCGGCGGCACCGACAGCATCGCGCGCGACATCGCCAAGAACATGGCCGAGCGGCTGGGCCAGCCCGTGGTGGTGGACAACCGCGGCGGCGCGGGCGGCGCCATTGGCGCCCAGGCTGTGGCCAAGGCCGCGCCGGACGGCTACACGCTGTTGTTCGCCACCTCCACCTTTGCTACCAACGCGGCCGTGGAGCCCAGGCTGCCCTACGACCCGGTGAAGGATTTCGCGCCCGTGGCCATGATCGGCCGCGGCCCGCTGCTGGTCGTCACCAGCAAGCAGCTCGGCGTGGGCAGCGTGGCGCAGCTCGTGGCGGCGGCCAAGGCCCGGCCCGAGGGGTTGAACTTCTGCTCGGCCGGCAACGGCAGCATCAACCACCTGGCGGGCGAGATGTTCCGCCAGAAGACGGGCCTGTCGATGACGCACGTGCCTTTCAAAGGCAGCGCGCCGGCCACGGTGGAGCTGCTGGCCGGGCGCGTGGACCTGTTCTTCGCCACTGTGCCCACGATTCAGAGCCATCTGAAGGAGAACCAGCTCGGCCTGCTGGCCGTGACCAGCGCCAAGCGTTCGCGCCTCTTCCCCAACCTGCCCACGCTGGCAGAGGCCGGCGTGCCGGGCTACGACGTGACCACCTGGTGGGGCGTGCTGGCCCCGGCCAAGACACCCGCGTCCATCGTCGAGGCGCTGAACCGCGCCGTGAACGAATCCGCCGCCGCCGAACCGGTCAAGGGCCGGCTGCAGCACGAGGGTGCCGACCCGGTGCGCCTCGCGCCCGCCGCGTTCGGCGAGGAGCTGCGCAAGGAGCTGGCGCTGTGGCGCAACGTGGCCGCCGCGCCGGGCATGCAACTGCGCTGA
- a CDS encoding Bug family tripartite tricarboxylate transporter substrate binding protein, which produces MQHTLSRRTFVGASAALALTGWARAQGGYPNKPITVIVPYAPGGQGDVFARLVGEPLARALGQPVVVDNRPGASGALGTRLAARAPADGYTLLMGQTGEIAINGAAMKNPGYDALKDLRAVALVGDAPLVLAVPAASPFKSLADLVQAARERPGSVAYASSGTATPGHLAAAELAARTGTQMTHIPYKGAGQAIADLIGAQVQFFFASASSIVGYVKGGKVRALAVSKPARIAALPGVPAVSDTLPDFAFSLWGGYFAPRGTPDAMVQRLAGEIGRIIAQGPLRERLEAEGSAVEAGTPKSFDAFVRAEADKYARLVKAAGATLEG; this is translated from the coding sequence ATGCAACACACACTTTCCCGCCGCACCTTCGTGGGCGCGTCCGCCGCGCTGGCCCTGACCGGCTGGGCCCGTGCCCAGGGCGGCTACCCGAACAAGCCCATCACCGTCATCGTGCCCTACGCACCGGGCGGGCAGGGCGACGTGTTCGCGCGCCTCGTCGGCGAGCCGCTGGCGCGCGCGCTCGGCCAGCCCGTGGTGGTGGACAACCGCCCCGGCGCCAGCGGCGCGCTGGGCACCCGGCTGGCCGCGCGTGCGCCGGCCGACGGCTACACGCTGCTCATGGGCCAGACGGGCGAGATCGCCATCAACGGCGCCGCCATGAAGAACCCGGGCTACGACGCGCTCAAGGACCTGCGCGCCGTGGCACTGGTGGGCGACGCGCCGCTGGTGCTGGCTGTGCCCGCCGCCTCGCCTTTCAAGAGCTTGGCCGACTTGGTGCAGGCCGCGCGCGAGCGGCCGGGCAGCGTGGCCTACGCCTCGTCGGGCACGGCCACGCCGGGCCACCTGGCCGCCGCCGAACTGGCCGCGCGCACCGGCACGCAGATGACGCACATTCCTTACAAGGGCGCGGGCCAGGCCATCGCCGACCTGATCGGCGCGCAGGTGCAGTTCTTCTTCGCCAGCGCCTCGTCCATCGTCGGGTACGTCAAGGGCGGCAAGGTGCGGGCGCTGGCCGTCTCCAAGCCTGCACGCATCGCCGCGTTGCCCGGCGTGCCGGCGGTGTCGGACACGCTGCCGGACTTCGCCTTCAGTCTCTGGGGCGGCTACTTCGCCCCGCGCGGCACGCCCGACGCGATGGTCCAACGGCTGGCAGGCGAGATCGGCCGCATCATCGCCCAGGGTCCGCTGCGCGAGCGCCTCGAAGCCGAGGGCAGCGCGGTGGAGGCGGGCACGCCCAAGAGCTTCGATGCCTTCGTGCGCGCCGAGGCCGACAAATATGCGCGGCTGGTCAAGGCCGCCGGCGCCACGCTCGAAGGCTGA
- a CDS encoding isocitrate/isopropylmalate dehydrogenase family protein, with protein MKIVVLPGDGIGPETMAATIEVLQAASQRFGLNLQLDHDVAGHESLRRHGATVTPALLAKVKAADGLMLGPMSTYDFKDESKGEINPSKFFRKELDLYANIRPARTWLGVPHKVDAFDLVVVRENTEGFYADRNIASGGSEMLITPDVAVSLRRITRGCCERIARAAFELAMTRRRHVSIVHKANVLRIGDGMFIEECQRVARDFPEVQVDEFIVDAMMAHVVRAPQRFDVIVTTNMFGDILSDLTAELSGSLGLGGSVNAGRDHAMGQAAHGSAPDIAGQDIANPFSLILSAGQLLGWHGQRHGLPAFLAAAEAIEHTAAAAVEAGEVTPDAGGRLGTAATGRAFAQRLQGA; from the coding sequence ATGAAAATCGTCGTACTTCCCGGGGATGGCATCGGCCCCGAAACCATGGCCGCCACCATCGAAGTGCTGCAGGCCGCATCCCAGCGCTTTGGCCTGAACTTGCAGCTCGACCACGATGTGGCCGGCCACGAGAGCCTGCGCCGCCACGGCGCCACTGTCACGCCCGCGCTGCTGGCCAAGGTGAAGGCGGCCGACGGGCTGATGCTTGGCCCCATGTCCACCTACGACTTCAAGGACGAAAGCAAGGGCGAAATCAACCCCTCCAAGTTCTTCCGCAAAGAACTCGACCTGTACGCCAACATCCGCCCCGCGCGTACCTGGCTTGGCGTGCCGCACAAGGTGGATGCGTTCGACCTCGTGGTGGTGCGCGAGAACACCGAGGGCTTCTACGCCGACCGCAACATCGCCTCTGGCGGCAGCGAGATGCTCATCACGCCCGACGTGGCGGTCTCGCTGCGGCGCATCACGCGCGGCTGCTGCGAGCGCATCGCACGCGCGGCCTTCGAACTGGCGATGACGCGGCGGCGGCACGTGAGCATCGTGCACAAGGCCAACGTGCTGCGCATCGGCGATGGCATGTTCATCGAGGAATGCCAGCGCGTGGCGCGCGACTTCCCCGAAGTGCAGGTGGACGAGTTCATCGTCGACGCCATGATGGCCCACGTGGTGCGCGCGCCGCAGCGCTTCGACGTGATAGTCACCACCAACATGTTCGGCGACATCCTCTCGGACCTGACGGCCGAGCTGTCGGGCAGCCTGGGCCTGGGCGGCTCGGTCAACGCCGGGCGCGACCATGCCATGGGCCAGGCCGCGCACGGTTCGGCGCCCGACATCGCCGGGCAGGACATCGCCAACCCGTTCTCGCTGATCCTCTCTGCCGGGCAGCTTCTGGGCTGGCACGGCCAGCGCCATGGCCTGCCTGCCTTCCTGGCGGCGGCTGAGGCGATCGAGCATACTGCCGCCGCCGCCGTGGAGGCGGGTGAGGTCACGCCCGACGCGGGCGGTCGCCTGGGCACGGCCGCTACCGGGCGCGCGTTCGCGCAGCGCCTGCAGGGGGCGTAA